One stretch of Alcaligenes aquatilis DNA includes these proteins:
- a CDS encoding class I SAM-dependent methyltransferase: MPEQLLQSHALQACWDAQLAGLSADALNLALGYGVFAHLDQFIAAQELALVLKWDADNTAYLLELLWSLELLECQWTCPRRYRSLPQTARYLNPGSAQYCGDALLFRHGVLRQVGNQLEELLRNGKSPPADPALIQQGWAAAARSQIAQEQTAVTAEVACEIFGAVPQFWRAQRLLDLGGGPGLVAIALAQEQQDLNAVVFEYEAAAAVAQQKILDAGLETRVSTLAGDLLVDDFGADYDLIWCSSVLHFVPDIPALLARLYRALRPGGVLVCCHAEVHKEVSKAKRILHYYLHMRMQGRQVLPEGQLAQLLEQAGFDEVQQFDEVRFPVAPVTALIARKACKG; this comes from the coding sequence TTGCCGGAGCAATTGTTGCAGTCGCATGCGCTGCAAGCCTGTTGGGACGCGCAATTGGCGGGCTTAAGTGCCGATGCCTTGAACCTGGCTTTGGGGTATGGGGTGTTTGCGCATCTGGATCAGTTTATCGCTGCCCAGGAGTTGGCGCTTGTGCTCAAGTGGGACGCTGACAACACCGCTTATCTGCTGGAGTTGTTGTGGAGTCTGGAATTGCTGGAGTGTCAGTGGACCTGTCCGCGACGCTATCGCAGCCTGCCCCAAACGGCGCGTTATCTGAATCCGGGTTCGGCGCAATATTGTGGCGATGCCTTGCTGTTTCGGCATGGCGTTTTGCGCCAGGTGGGCAATCAGTTGGAAGAGCTGCTGCGTAATGGCAAATCGCCTCCGGCGGATCCGGCCCTGATTCAGCAAGGTTGGGCAGCGGCGGCGCGCTCGCAAATTGCCCAGGAGCAAACGGCGGTAACGGCTGAGGTGGCCTGTGAGATTTTTGGGGCCGTGCCGCAGTTCTGGCGGGCGCAACGTTTGCTGGATTTGGGCGGTGGGCCGGGCCTGGTGGCTATTGCCTTGGCACAAGAGCAGCAGGACTTGAATGCCGTGGTGTTCGAGTACGAAGCAGCGGCGGCCGTCGCTCAGCAAAAAATTCTTGATGCCGGCCTGGAAACGCGTGTCAGCACCTTGGCCGGTGATCTGCTGGTGGACGATTTCGGGGCGGATTACGACCTGATCTGGTGCTCCTCCGTGCTGCATTTTGTGCCGGACATTCCCGCTTTGCTGGCCCGTCTGTATCGCGCCTTGCGCCCCGGTGGGGTGCTGGTGTGCTGTCACGCCGAAGTGCATAAGGAAGTCAGCAAGGCCAAACGGATTTTGCATTACTACCTGCATATGCGTATGCAAGGCCGCCAGGTGCTGCCGGAAGGGCAGTTGGCCCAGTTGCTGGAACAAGCCGGATTTGATGAGGTTCAGCAGTTTGATGAGGTGCGCTTTCCGGTTGCGCCCGTCACTGCATTGATTGCGCGCAAGGCGTGCAAAGGGTGA
- a CDS encoding MFS transporter, whose amino-acid sequence MKTWKAWGAQLLFGWMNLVLAVPSIYLMLGLPLVMRQHGWSGTEIGLFQLAALPAVFKLVLAMPVQRVRLGGGHFVHWLWLMAVLLLALYVGIGRENLIDQRTLLFALTFAISIVATWMDIPLNALAVQYLPREEQLRAGSIRSAALFLGAIVGAGVMVLVQARWGWQAPFALMGLGLVVGCLPFVFLRSKAGLHVAEAEQAPPGFVADWVSFFGQEGAKQWTSLLLTSFPFIGAVWFYLKPLMLDQGMPLEEVAWTVGIAGGITGAVFSLIGGRLASFLGAARAIPIYLLAALLSLVLLMVSVWAKLGPVWLISSALLIAASMGAVSALLFGLTMFFTRRQRNASDYGLQSTIFTLARMAVPIAAGIVLDRFGQVVMLGALTLGVLFAFVLAWRVRHSVGASTEVLLRSQ is encoded by the coding sequence ATGAAGACGTGGAAAGCGTGGGGGGCACAGTTGCTGTTTGGCTGGATGAATCTGGTGCTGGCTGTCCCCAGTATTTATTTGATGCTGGGCCTGCCCCTGGTGATGCGCCAGCATGGCTGGTCCGGCACTGAGATAGGCTTGTTTCAGTTGGCGGCCTTGCCCGCTGTTTTCAAGCTGGTGCTGGCCATGCCGGTGCAGCGCGTTCGCCTGGGGGGCGGGCATTTTGTGCATTGGCTGTGGTTGATGGCGGTCTTGTTGCTGGCTTTGTATGTAGGCATAGGCCGCGAGAATCTGATTGATCAGCGGACCCTGCTGTTTGCCCTGACGTTTGCCATCAGCATTGTGGCGACCTGGATGGACATCCCTTTGAATGCCTTGGCCGTGCAATACCTGCCGCGCGAGGAACAGTTGCGTGCGGGCAGTATTCGTTCTGCCGCCTTGTTTCTGGGCGCGATTGTTGGGGCAGGGGTGATGGTGCTGGTGCAGGCCCGCTGGGGTTGGCAGGCACCGTTCGCCTTGATGGGCCTGGGGCTGGTTGTGGGTTGTTTGCCCTTTGTGTTTCTGCGCTCTAAAGCGGGCTTGCACGTGGCAGAGGCCGAGCAGGCGCCGCCTGGTTTTGTCGCTGATTGGGTCAGTTTTTTTGGGCAGGAAGGGGCCAAGCAATGGACCAGCTTGCTGCTGACCAGCTTTCCCTTTATTGGTGCCGTCTGGTTTTACTTGAAACCCTTGATGCTGGACCAGGGCATGCCCCTGGAAGAGGTAGCCTGGACGGTCGGGATTGCTGGTGGCATTACCGGTGCCGTGTTCAGCCTGATTGGTGGTCGTTTGGCCTCATTCCTGGGTGCCGCGCGTGCCATTCCTATTTATCTGCTGGCGGCTTTGCTGTCTCTGGTTCTGCTGATGGTCTCGGTCTGGGCCAAGCTGGGCCCGGTGTGGCTGATCAGCAGTGCCCTATTGATTGCTGCCAGCATGGGGGCGGTGTCGGCCTTGCTGTTTGGCCTGACTATGTTTTTCACCCGTAGACAGCGCAATGCTTCCGACTACGGTTTGCAGTCGACCATCTTCACCTTGGCGCGCATGGCTGTCCCGATTGCGGCGGGCATTGTGCTGGACCGCTTCGGGCAAGTCGTCATGCTGGGTGCCTTGACCTTAGGCGTTCTGTTCGCCTTTGTACTGGCTTGGCGCGTCCGCCACAGCGTTGGTGCCAGCACTGAAGTGTTGCTGCGCAGCCAGTAA
- the moeB gene encoding molybdopterin-synthase adenylyltransferase MoeB, whose product MTLPPLVEPGEPLSREEVNRYSRHLLIPNVGMEGQRRIKNAKVLVIGAGGLGSPTLLYLAAAGVGTLGIIDFDRVDESNLQRQIIHTVDSIGELKVESAKRAIQKLNPHIKVETYTDRLEPDTAVELFSRYDLILDGTDNFATRYLVNDACMLADKPYVWGSIFRFEGQVSVFWENAPGGIGLNYRDLYPEPPPPELAPSCAQGGVFGVLCASIASIMSTEAIKLITGIGDPLIGRLIAYDALDMCYRELPIRRLPNRTPVTELGDYQTFCGLNPPADAMTIPVPVMTVLELKERLDQAQAPVLVDVRDPNEWEIVNIPGAILMPKSPTVAAEILAAFGPNADLVISCRSGARSKAVCEELIKLNAPKVRNLEGGVLAWVEQVAPELASY is encoded by the coding sequence ATGACCTTGCCCCCTTTAGTTGAACCCGGTGAGCCCTTAAGCCGCGAAGAGGTGAACCGTTATAGCCGTCACCTTTTGATTCCCAATGTGGGCATGGAAGGCCAGCGCCGCATCAAAAATGCCAAAGTGCTGGTCATCGGGGCGGGGGGCCTGGGTTCGCCCACCTTGCTGTACTTGGCCGCGGCCGGGGTGGGCACACTGGGCATCATCGACTTTGACCGAGTGGATGAATCCAACCTGCAGCGCCAGATCATTCACACCGTAGACAGCATTGGCGAGCTGAAAGTGGAAAGCGCCAAGCGTGCGATTCAAAAGCTCAACCCCCACATCAAGGTAGAAACCTATACCGACCGCTTGGAACCGGATACGGCGGTCGAGCTGTTCTCGCGCTACGACTTGATTCTGGACGGCACCGATAACTTCGCGACCCGCTATCTGGTCAATGATGCGTGCATGCTGGCCGACAAACCCTATGTCTGGGGTTCGATTTTCCGCTTTGAAGGCCAGGTCTCGGTGTTCTGGGAAAACGCGCCCGGTGGAATAGGCTTGAACTATCGTGATCTGTACCCCGAACCGCCACCCCCCGAGCTGGCTCCCTCTTGCGCGCAGGGCGGGGTGTTTGGTGTCTTGTGCGCCTCGATTGCCTCCATCATGTCCACCGAAGCCATCAAGTTGATTACCGGCATTGGTGATCCTTTGATCGGTCGTCTGATCGCTTATGACGCATTGGATATGTGCTACCGCGAACTGCCTATCCGTCGCCTGCCCAATCGTACGCCGGTCACTGAGTTGGGTGACTACCAAACCTTCTGCGGCCTGAACCCACCTGCTGATGCTATGACCATTCCCGTGCCTGTCATGACGGTGTTGGAGCTGAAAGAACGGCTGGACCAAGCGCAAGCCCCCGTCCTGGTGGACGTACGCGATCCCAATGAATGGGAAATCGTGAACATTCCTGGCGCCATTCTGATGCCCAAGTCTCCCACCGTCGCTGCCGAGATTCTGGCTGCCTTTGGTCCGAATGCGGATCTGGTGATCTCGTGCCGCTCCGGTGCGCGCTCCAAGGCCGTGTGCGAAGAGTTGATCAAGTTGAATGCCCCCAAGGTGCGCAATCTGGAAGGTGGCGTGCTGGCTTGGGTAGAGCAGGTCGCTCCCGAATTGGCGTCTTACTAA
- a CDS encoding Mov34/MPN/PAD-1 family protein, whose amino-acid sequence MALQIRRSALEQVLNHAKQDHPIEACGLIAAQEGSLVAERVLPMQNRAASEVFYQFDSREQFQVYRRLDEDDQECCVIYHSHTASQAFPSKDDIDFAGHPELHYLIVSTWDQATVPVRSFRIIDGGVTEETIVIV is encoded by the coding sequence ATGGCCTTGCAGATTCGTCGTTCTGCCTTGGAACAAGTTCTGAATCATGCCAAGCAGGATCACCCCATCGAGGCATGCGGACTGATTGCCGCCCAGGAAGGCTCGCTGGTGGCTGAACGTGTGCTGCCCATGCAAAACCGGGCGGCCTCGGAGGTGTTTTATCAGTTCGATTCGCGCGAGCAATTTCAGGTCTACCGCCGTCTGGATGAGGACGATCAGGAGTGCTGCGTGATCTACCACTCCCATACCGCCAGCCAGGCTTTTCCCAGCAAGGACGACATTGATTTTGCGGGCCATCCCGAACTGCATTACCTGATCGTGTCCACCTGGGATCAGGCCACGGTGCCGGTTCGATCCTTCCGGATTATCGATGGCGGTGTGACCGAAGAAACCATTGTGATTGTCTAG
- a CDS encoding MoaD/ThiS family protein gives MSISVSIPTLLRPLTNGEKKVQAQGTSVGEVIEHLEGQFPGIKARLMSGEDLHRFVNIYVNEEDIRFSNGLKTATCAGDSLTVLPAVAGG, from the coding sequence ATGTCCATTTCAGTCTCTATCCCGACCTTGCTGCGTCCATTGACGAATGGCGAGAAGAAAGTCCAGGCCCAGGGCACTTCGGTAGGCGAAGTGATCGAGCATCTTGAAGGTCAGTTTCCCGGCATCAAGGCACGTCTGATGAGCGGCGAAGACCTGCACCGTTTTGTGAACATTTACGTAAACGAAGAGGACATCCGTTTCAGCAATGGCCTGAAAACTGCCACCTGCGCTGGCGACAGCCTGACCGTACTGCCTGCCGTGGCAGGGGGCTAA